The Brassica napus cultivar Da-Ae chromosome C1, Da-Ae, whole genome shotgun sequence DNA segment cgCAATTGATTAGTATTTTGATGGTAATAAAGAACCGTGTGATAAATGTTCATCTTCTCTACCTGAAATTGTTTCTCCCAAACGTCGGTGTCCAAAAATCGGCGGTTGTTTCATTAGCCACCGGAAAAGTGCTTGATATCGGGACGAGACATAGACCGTGTGCTCTTAGTTCTTGATTACCGTTTCCATCCTGGTTTTAAGATTTACCAGATATCAGCATGAACCCATATTAAATTAGTACTTAATACATTAATAAACCTAGACTATATATTGAAGACTCCAAAGCTGGGTACAAATCTGACACAAGATAGAGTATTTTATTAAACCTGCTGTTGTTGATGGATCGGGGCACCTTGTTTCATGTATGGAGTACTTAGAACCTgtatttaaaacattaattattatgCTCAAAATGCAATTCATTCCTAGGGtttcttgatatttttttaaatattaaacagaAAAACCGTTAGAAACATACAGTGACTTGATCGTGAAGGAACTTGATGTACTCTATAGCTTCTTGGAGAACCGATGCAGTATCTGTCTGAAAATTAATccacagaaagaaaaaaagaaggtcTAAATAAACCTGACCAAGAAgatgaaaataaaaactttggtttgtgtatattataatcaaataaatcGAATCTAAATCATTCACCTTTCCGAAAGGTGAAACCAGCTGTTGCAATGAAGTAATCTGGTCCCTTAGGTTCTCTTTTCTCACCTGTTACATTTACAATCAATTTTATCCACCaagaaatttaattaaaataaaaggttACAAACAAATCGTAATTTATGATTATCTACCTTAAAATTTGGCAAGGGTGAAGGCGTGGTAACTCTCTGTTTCTTCGACGCAGGTTCATTGTACTTTCCTCTCTTCAAAGACTCACTCTGGCCTCTTGTCTTCTGattattcaaacaaaaagaaaatttaatcaattggccgcaaaaataatatataagaatttttttacatatatgtacatattatttattacctTGGTTTTATCGTCACCGCGAGGGGGTATTATCAGTGGAGTGGTTACATAACTGTTCTGCGTCGTGTTATTTAAGTTAGTGGTTAATGAAGAATTCCAAAAGGGTAGAGAGTTTGTGTTGGCAGAGAAGCTGTTAATATTAGGATTTATGTTATTATTAGCCCAAGAGGCGTGAAGGTTGTTTAATGAGCAGCTAGTGGTGGAAACGAAGCTGTACGGGTTGGGTTCGGGATCATAAAAGGTTCGTAACAAgctcgaggaagaagaagttgatgaagatgaagagcaAGCTGGATTAAGAAGATAAGGTGAAGCAGTTGTCGATAAGAATCCTTGGCCATGATCTT contains these protein-coding regions:
- the LOC106376785 gene encoding transcription factor bHLH112-like isoform X5 translates to MGDEFQATAAICGSGGGAWWSSPRSVMSPSDHFLSPCFGATITSDDFGCQENNIKSRNTCKDNNIISGQREADSDSGGSTVTIDSTLQMMGLGFSSNSSSDWNHTILQEDLNSSFLRSSQDHGQGFLSTTASPYLLNPACSSSSSTSSSSSLLRTFYDPEPNPYSFVSTTSCSLNNLHASWANNNINPNINSFSANTNSLPFWNSSLTTNLNNTTQNSYVTTPLIIPPRGDDKTKKTRGQSESLKRGKYNEPASKKQRVTTPSPLPNFKVRKENLRDQITSLQQLVSPFGKTDTASVLQEAIEYIKFLHDQVTVLSTPYMKQGAPIHQQQQDGNGNQELRAHGLCLVPISSTFPVANETTADFWTPTFGRNNFR
- the LOC106376785 gene encoding transcription factor bHLH112-like isoform X7 codes for the protein MGDEFQATAAICGSGGGAWWSSPRSVMSPSDHFLSPCFGATITSDDFGCQENNIKSRNTCKDNNIISGQREADSDSGGSTVTIDSTLQMMGLGFSSNSSSDWNHTILQEDLNSSFLRSSQDHGQGFLSTTASPYLLNPACSSSSSTSSSSSLLRTFYDPEPNPYSFVSTTSCSLNNLHASWANNNINPNINSFSANTNSLPFWNSSLTTNLNNTTQNSYVTTPLIIPPRGDDKTKTRGQSESLKRGKYNEPASKKQRVTTPSPLPNFKVRKENLRDQITSLQQLVSPFGKTDTASVLQEAIEYIKFLHDQVTVLSTPYMKQGAPIHQQQQDGNGNQELRAHGLCLVPISSTFPVANETTADFWTPTFGRNNFR
- the LOC106376785 gene encoding transcription factor bHLH112-like isoform X3, with the translated sequence MGDEFQATAAICGSGGGAWWSSPRSVMSPSDHFLSPCFGATITSDDFGCQENNIKSRNTCKDNNIISGQREADSDSGGSTVTIDSTLQMMGLGFSSNSSSDWNHTILQEDLNSSFLRSSQDHGQGFLSTTASPYLLNPACSSSSSTSSSSSLLRTFYDPEPNPYSFVSTTSCSLNNLHASWANNNINPNINSFSANTNSLPFWNSSLTTNLNNTTQNSYVTTPLIIPPRGDDKTKKTRGQSESLKRGKYNEPASKKQRVTTPSPLPNFKVRKENLRDQITSLQQLVSPFGKTDTASVLQEAIEYIKFLHDQVTVLSTPYMKQGAPIHQQQQDGNGNQELRAHGLCLVPISSTFPVANETTADFWTPTFGRNNFRKIKFASHDQGLNHYLEKK
- the LOC106376785 gene encoding transcription factor bHLH112-like isoform X1, with protein sequence MGDEFQATAAICGSGGGAWWSSPRSVMSPSDHFLSPCFGATITSDDFGCQENNIKSRNTCKDNNIISGQREADSDSGGSTVTIDSTLQMMGLGFSSNSSSDWNHTILQEDLNSSFLRSSQDHGQGFLSTTASPYLLNPACSSSSSTSSSSSLLRTFYDPEPNPYSFVSTTSCSLNNLHASWANNNINPNINSFSANTNSLPFWNSSLTTNLNNTTQNSYVTTPLIIPPRGDDKTKKTRGQSESLKRGKYNEPASKKQRVTTPSPLPNFKVRKENLRDQITSLQQLVSPFGKVNDLDSIYLIIIYTNQSFYFHLLGQVYLDLLFFFLWINFQTDTASVLQEAIEYIKFLHDQVTVLSTPYMKQGAPIHQQQQDGNGNQELRAHGLCLVPISSTFPVANETTADFWTPTFGRNNFRKIKFASHDQGLNHYLEKK
- the LOC106376785 gene encoding transcription factor bHLH112-like isoform X4 → MGDEFQATAAICGSGGGAWWSSPRSVMSPSDHFLSPCFGATITSDDFGCQENNIKSRNTCKDNNIISGQREADSDSGGSTVTIDSTLQMMGLGFSSNSSSDWNHTILQEDLNSSFLRSSQDHGQGFLSTTASPYLLNPACSSSSSTSSSSSLLRTFYDPEPNPYSFVSTTSCSLNNLHASWANNNINPNINSFSANTNSLPFWNSSLTTNLNNTTQNSYVTTPLIIPPRGDDKTKTRGQSESLKRGKYNEPASKKQRVTTPSPLPNFKVRKENLRDQITSLQQLVSPFGKTDTASVLQEAIEYIKFLHDQVTVLSTPYMKQGAPIHQQQQDGNGNQELRAHGLCLVPISSTFPVANETTADFWTPTFGRNNFRKIKFASHDQGLNHYLEKK
- the LOC106376785 gene encoding transcription factor bHLH112-like isoform X6, translating into MGDEFQATAAICGSGGGAWWSSPRSVMSPSDHFLSPCFGATITSDDFGCQENNIKSRNTCKDNNIISGQREADSDSGGSTVTIDSTLQMMGLGFSSNSSSDWNHTILQEDLNSSFLRSSQDHGQGFLSTTASPYLLNPACSSSSSTSSSSSLLRTFYDPEPNPYSFVSTTSCSLNNLHASWANNNINPNINSFSANTNSLPFWNSSLTTNLNNTTQNSYVTTPLIIPPRGDDKTKTRGQSESLKRGKYNEPASKKQRVTTPSPLPNFKVRKENLRDQITSLQQLVSPFGKTDTASVLQEAIEYIKFLHDQVTVLSTPYMKQGAPIHQQQQDGNGNQELRAHGLCLVPISSTFPVANETTADFWTPTFGRNNFR
- the LOC106376785 gene encoding transcription factor bHLH112-like isoform X2, which gives rise to MGDEFQATAAICGSGGGAWWSSPRSVMSPSDHFLSPCFGATITSDDFGCQENNIKSRNTCKDNNIISGQREADSDSGGSTVTIDSTLQMMGLGFSSNSSSDWNHTILQEDLNSSFLRSSQDHGQGFLSTTASPYLLNPACSSSSSTSSSSSLLRTFYDPEPNPYSFVSTTSCSLNNLHASWANNNINPNINSFSANTNSLPFWNSSLTTNLNNTTQNSYVTTPLIIPPRGDDKTKKTRGQSESLKRGKYNEPASKKQRVTTPSPLPNFKVRKENLRDQITSLQQLVSPFGKVNDLDSIYLIIIYTNQSFYFHLLGQVYLDLLFFFLWINFQTDTASVLQEAIEYIKFLHDQVTVLSTPYMKQGAPIHQQQQDGNGNQELRAHGLCLVPISSTFPVANETTADFWTPTFGRNNFR